The DNA sequence gggaattctgggataacaatattacaatggccatcagacctcgaagtagaaggataatggaaataaaatacagaaatgaaattaggcaattgtgtatataagtgttataaaaactcaaccgtcgtgtgtgttattttattcacccaaataaagttttacgtctacaaatttctttctttcttcttttataaagagtaataagtaggtaggtagtatctagtagtagtttcgtaaagtcaggcatatctatccacaccccttttatatttaggaagaaagtcgctaattcatcttgattttatggtttgatgacggcatcggatgacactgcgaaggtgtgatgtagtcatattccgatttccgaggtacctacctatgtaaaatgtcatactccatattaggggttcagcaagtattttaataatccatatttcgagttatcaaattatcgatttagaaataacatagatatgttactcaaatcatacataaaatattggtaaaaatatgtatcacttacgttaatagggataaaataacactgttttttatcatttcaaatatacatactaagttaaggttttctaGGTAACCATGTTTTTTGCgtcaacaattatcgtgtcatattaagattcctagaggatattttgtaccgccgaattaggttataagattgtcacgttcatcattattattatgtaatcaagcatatacttcaaatgttattatttgtaaagttataagctaaaaatcatgacatagtatttttccttataccgagggtacCTCGGAGTAaggaacaacgtataaaaatcaggcccttataccgaggtattttgtttttgagtttaaaggggttaaattagtttaaaaagagttaaaatttaaatttaatgtaagtataagaatataataaactaaatataaactatttacaaagttgaacgtcgtataaatattaaaaaacacaattattaaatatggctggccttacgtaagccgggtcgcgtttgtatgaaaaacatggcggcgtcgccctcacggcacattacatgagtttttagtaattttaggcaattttaaacatatttactacatcaagtagtttcagttaaagataatgaacgattaaatgtaattttagagtatccaaacctattaaaataagtaataatcatgaaaataaatataactcgaaataaggacgccattttgaataccgcgatatatggacccgttaccttatTGGTCGGACTCGCGATTTTGACCACCGCGTCTACTTTTTCCGGGTCTACTTTAATACCATCTTTAGAAATTATATAGCCTAAGTACTTAACTTCGTTTAGCatgaagaaacatttattttcttttaatttcaagcCCGCGTCttgtagttttttaaatacttccTCAATTAATAACAAATGTGTTTTAATATCCTGACTAGCTAGAATAATATCATCCAAAAAGACTTGTACATTTGGGATGTCCTTCAACAATGACGCCATTATCCGTTGAAAAATGCCCGGACTCGACGACAACCCGTAAACTAGCcgtttatatttaaacaaaccTTTGTGCGTATTAATGACTGTTAAATTTTCTGGGTCCTCGAGTTCAATCTGGTTGTACGCTTGTGAGAGATCGatttttgaaaaatagttaGCCCCACTTAATCCTACGAATAAGTCCTCAACTTTAGGTAATGGGTATTTATCGATCAGCAAGACAGGATTTAGGGTTACCTTATAGTCCGCACATATGCGTTTTCCTCCATCGGCCTTAGGTACCGGCACGAGCGGCGTGGCCCAGTCCGCCGTCTCCACAGGCTCAATGATCCCCTCCCGCAGCATGCCGTCCAGCTCCGCCTCCACGCGCTCGCGCAGGGCGTACGGCAGAGGGCGCGCGCGGCAGAACACGGGCACGCTGCCCTCGCGGACACGGAGCCGCGCCTTACCCCTGCTGTACCTTCCCAGTCCACCGCTGAATAGCCCTTTATACCTGTCGAGTAAACATGTCAATTCGTTACCTTTATTATTCGTTATGTTGACATTATTCTTAGGAAGTGGTTGCATTTTATGTAATGAGTTATTGTTACGTAATACAGGTATTTGGATTCCTAATTCTGTTAACCAATGTCGGCCGAGTAACGAAGTCGTACCACCCTCGATAACAAAAAGTTCTAATTTCCTATTTAATCGACCATAACCAACTATAGGTTTAATTATACCTAGTGGTTTAATTTTTGTGCCATCGTATGATTTTAATACAAGTTCTAATTCTTCGATTTCATATGCACTAAAATACTGGTCATATGTGACCTTACTAATACATGACACTGCCGATCCCGTATCTACCTCCATTAGTAAGTCCACGTTACCTACCGATACAGTAATGCTCACCGGTCTGTAGCCGTTCAAGCTAAGTTGGTGAAGGTCCTCCTCCAGCTCGGACAAGCTGTCCTCCGCCTCCTCGTCCCGCGGCGGCGCCGCCTGGTCTAGGCGCGTGTCCACGTGGTGGATGCCCCTGCCGTCGCGGCGATACGGGCCTGCCCCTGGGTTGGGACACTGCCGGCGAAGATGTCCCCGCTGTTTACATTTGCTgcagataaaattcttgaaTCTGCAGCGAGCCCAGCTGTGTGTATTCGCCCCGCATGCTGTGCATGGCGCCTGTGTTCCCGGCCGTTGTCCAGTAGCCGATCCCGAGGTCGGCGCGGTGCGCCCGCGACCGTGTGAGGCGCGCGCCCCCGCGGGGGCTAGGGACAGCACgggcgcccccgccgccgccctgccgccgccgccgccgtcgctaCGCTGCTCCACGTGCTCCACTGCTGCCGCATCCCGTTCCGCCGCCTCCAGGCTGATTGACAATTTGATAGCCGTTGTGTAGGTCAGTTTTTCCTCCGCGAACAGTCTCTGCCTAATAACGTCACTCCGTAAACCGCACACGAATTGGTCACGGAGGTTATCTTCTAAATTCGCACCAAACTCACAAtattttgacagttttttCAACTCCGTCATATACTGGGCTACCGTTTCTTCTAATTGCTGTCTCCGCTGTCGGAACCGATAGCGTTCGGCCATCTCTGAGGGTTTCGGTTGCAGGTGGTTTTGAAAGATGCTCACTACCTCATTATAGCTCATTGTTGCCGGCTTCTTAGGGCTCACCAAATTGCTGAGTAATTCGTAAGCTTCGTCCCCGATGACTGCAATTAATGTAGGTAACCACATTTCGTCTTTGACCTCATTTACTTTGTAAAACATTTCTAGGCGTTCTACGTATAAGGTCCAATTTCCCACTGATACATTAAACTCGCCGATTTTTCCCACGGACATGATTTATTTTAGTGATACGTGTACACGCACTGATTTTAACGTTAATAATAACACTAAAACACTTAATTTATCCTCGTCGCCAATATAGTATCGGTGAATAATGAAAAGACGTGTGTGTGCTTGATGACCGTTTATTCTCAACTGATTCCACCACCTATACAATCTACCCACATGCATGTCAATATACTACATACTCGTAGTGTGCCGTCCGAATGTAGGCGAACTTTAGCCTCGAGGAAAGTCACCATGAAATGTTTTAGTGCTTCTTTGTTCttcatatttacttattgGTCCCAGTGCAGGCCACACGGGTTCGATATCAAtatagataaacgtcactaaatcgcgattcgccataaatacgacGTTGTGATTGGTAGAACGCGCAATAAACGATTATACTGACGTCTATAAAGAACCAGTGTGTCCTTACCTGATTTATacttgatttataaaataataaataaaaaatagcgctattatttcatatttaaattaattttattttaaaaaagtatattttaacatGGAGTTGTGAAACCTGTAGAtatttataacttattattaataattcttTGGTCTAATAAAAGCGAATTGGCTTTGTTCGGGCACATCGGCAATTTTGTGGCATGCCACGTGTGTTCCATCAAATTACAAACTTTAAACTCTCATTCATTTTGTACAAACTGCATTAAGACTCTGATTACAAAAGCAGCGCCTGAGCTAGATACAAAAGAGCTATAGACTAGGCGAGGTTACTGCTGAAATAGTACATACTAGACTCGCGagcaatgtaaaagttccacttaaaaaaaatcgacaccaaatgatcccaattttttttaaaatttaatttaataacaaaataattacgGTTTTAGTTGGAAATAGACTGATGCACCGTTAAacgtacttaaatattgcagaaggtgtcataaagttactttttcccgtttaggattaatttggtgattttc is a window from the Plutella xylostella chromosome 7, ilPluXylo3.1, whole genome shotgun sequence genome containing:
- the LOC119691392 gene encoding uncharacterized protein LOC119691392 codes for the protein MSVGKIGEFNVSVGNWTLYVERLEMFYKVNEVKDEMWLPTLIAVIGDEAYELLSNLVSPKKPATMSYNEVVSIFQNHLQPKPSEMAERYRFRQRRQQLEETVAQYMTELKKLSKYCEFGANLEDNLRDQFVCGLRSDVIRQRLFAEEKLTYTTAIKLSISLEAAERDAAAVEHVEQRSDGGGGGRAAAGAPVLSLAPAGARASHGRGRTAPTSGSATGQRPGTQAPCTACGANTHSWARCRFKNFICSKCKQRGHLRRQCPNPGAGPYRRDGRGIHHVDTRLDQAAPPRDEEAEDSLSELEEDLHQLSLNGYRPV